The following coding sequences lie in one Kribbella sp. NBC_00709 genomic window:
- a CDS encoding ABC-F family ATP-binding cassette domain-containing protein yields MSFSLSCTDLYFAWPDGEVQFDGLTFVAGPVRSGLVGRNGAGKSTLLRLIAGRLTPQRGAIRVNGELGYLPQDLTLDTALRVDQALGIEAVRNAIVAIESGDASEENFAIVGDDWDVDERAEALLGKLGLGAIGLDRSVGELSGGETILLGLAAELLRRPDVLLLDEPTNNLDLRARRHLYDAVDQFRGALLIVSHDRELLDRVDQIGDLRKGEVTWYGGNLTAYEEAVAVEQEAAERMLRAAEADVRRQKRDLIEARMKMDQRQARGQKAFEKGGIPKIMAGNLKRGAQVSAGKHIGMQSERLDSAQEALADAEDKVHDDDTIRVDLPKTAVPAGRVVLRLEDHVLRTGAHVDLEIRGPERIALTGPNGAGKTTLLQSIVTGELPAVPFRYLPQRLDLLRDDLSVVDNLALLAPSTENQERRSRLARFLFRGRAADQLVSTLSGGERFRATLAALLLAEPPPQLLMLDEPTNNLDLSSVGQLKDALASYSGALVIASHDVPFLREIGITRWVELTPETLTDIDPL; encoded by the coding sequence ATGAGTTTTTCCCTGTCCTGTACCGACCTCTACTTCGCCTGGCCTGATGGCGAGGTGCAGTTCGACGGCCTGACCTTCGTCGCCGGACCGGTCCGCTCCGGCCTCGTCGGCCGCAACGGCGCCGGCAAGTCGACGCTGCTCAGGCTGATCGCCGGCCGGCTCACCCCACAGCGTGGGGCGATCCGCGTCAACGGCGAGCTCGGGTACCTGCCGCAGGACCTGACCCTCGACACCGCGCTGCGGGTCGACCAGGCACTCGGCATCGAAGCCGTCCGCAACGCCATCGTCGCGATCGAGTCCGGAGATGCTTCGGAGGAGAATTTCGCGATCGTCGGCGACGATTGGGACGTCGACGAACGCGCCGAGGCGCTGCTCGGCAAGCTCGGTCTCGGCGCGATCGGGCTCGACCGCAGCGTCGGTGAGCTGTCCGGCGGCGAGACGATCCTGCTCGGACTCGCGGCCGAGCTGCTCCGGCGTCCCGACGTACTGCTGCTCGACGAGCCGACCAACAACCTCGACCTGCGGGCTCGGCGGCATCTGTATGACGCTGTCGATCAGTTCCGTGGTGCGTTGCTGATTGTCAGCCACGACCGGGAGCTGCTCGACCGGGTCGATCAGATCGGCGACCTCCGCAAGGGCGAGGTCACCTGGTACGGCGGCAACCTGACCGCGTACGAGGAGGCGGTCGCGGTCGAGCAGGAGGCGGCCGAGCGGATGCTGCGGGCGGCCGAGGCGGATGTCCGGAGGCAGAAGCGCGACCTGATCGAGGCGCGGATGAAGATGGACCAGCGCCAGGCCCGCGGCCAGAAGGCGTTCGAGAAGGGCGGTATCCCGAAGATCATGGCCGGCAACCTGAAGCGTGGCGCGCAGGTGTCGGCCGGCAAGCACATCGGGATGCAGTCCGAGCGGCTCGACTCGGCACAGGAGGCGCTCGCCGACGCGGAGGACAAGGTCCACGACGACGACACGATCCGGGTCGACCTGCCGAAGACCGCCGTACCCGCCGGCCGCGTGGTGCTGCGGCTGGAGGACCATGTACTGCGGACCGGGGCGCACGTCGATCTGGAGATCCGCGGGCCGGAGCGGATCGCGCTGACCGGACCGAACGGCGCCGGGAAGACCACGTTGCTGCAGTCGATCGTGACGGGTGAGTTGCCGGCGGTCCCGTTCCGGTACCTGCCGCAGCGGCTCGACCTGCTGCGCGACGATCTCTCCGTGGTCGACAACCTGGCGTTGCTCGCGCCGAGCACGGAGAACCAGGAGCGGCGGTCGCGGCTGGCCCGGTTCTTGTTCCGCGGGCGTGCGGCCGACCAGCTGGTCAGCACGTTGTCGGGTGGCGAGCGCTTCCGCGCGACCCTCGCCGCGCTCCTCCTGGCGGAGCCTCCTCCACAGCTCCTGATGCTCGACGAACCGACCAACAACCTGGATCTGTCGAGCGTCGGGCAGTTGAAGGACGCTCTCGCGTCGTACAGCGGTGCGCTCGTGATCGCGAGCCACGACGTGCCGTTCCTGCGCGAGATCGGGATCACGCGCTGGGTGGAGCTCACGCCGGAGACGCTCACGGACATCGATCCGCTGTAG
- a CDS encoding DUF6343 family protein yields MGFEPPPPRSALTLRIVLAAFGVALFAAATVLSVVYDLPAGWVIAFGAFAVVALVDLVVVAWRKRSERS; encoded by the coding sequence ATGGGTTTCGAACCGCCCCCGCCTCGTAGTGCGCTGACGCTGCGGATCGTGCTGGCGGCGTTCGGGGTGGCGCTGTTCGCGGCGGCCACGGTGCTGTCCGTCGTCTATGACCTTCCGGCGGGGTGGGTGATCGCCTTCGGGGCCTTCGCGGTGGTCGCACTGGTGGACCTGGTGGTTGTTGCCTGGCGCAAGCGTTCGGAAAGGAGTTGA
- a CDS encoding FadR/GntR family transcriptional regulator — protein MALTDEAIVKIKGMITSGELGPGDRLPKEADLAARLGLSRNSLREAVKALTLVNVLDVRHGDGTYVSSLDSAHLLDALNFMVDLHRDDSVLQFFEVRRLLEPGVAALAATRISPEQVTELRLLTSDLTPDADVEELVANDLRFHRAIAEATGNQVVCSLLDGISGATQRARIWRGVTQAGAVERTLAEHAAILDAIEIGDAEAARAWMTAHIAGVETWLRKAP, from the coding sequence ATGGCGTTGACGGATGAGGCGATCGTCAAGATCAAAGGGATGATCACCTCGGGGGAGCTGGGTCCGGGGGATCGACTGCCGAAGGAGGCGGATCTCGCCGCCCGGCTGGGTCTGTCCCGGAACTCGCTGCGCGAGGCGGTCAAGGCGCTCACGCTCGTCAACGTGCTGGACGTCCGGCACGGAGACGGCACGTATGTGAGCAGTCTGGATTCGGCGCATCTGCTGGACGCGCTCAACTTCATGGTCGATCTGCATCGCGACGACTCGGTCCTGCAGTTCTTCGAGGTACGGCGATTGCTCGAGCCCGGCGTCGCCGCGCTGGCCGCCACCCGGATCAGCCCCGAACAGGTGACCGAGCTGCGGCTGCTGACCAGTGACCTCACGCCGGACGCGGACGTCGAAGAACTGGTCGCGAACGACCTGCGGTTCCATCGCGCGATCGCCGAGGCCACCGGGAACCAGGTGGTCTGCTCGCTGCTCGACGGCATCTCCGGGGCGACCCAGCGGGCCCGGATCTGGCGCGGCGTCACCCAGGCCGGCGCGGTCGAGCGCACCCTCGCGGAGCACGCCGCGATCCTGGACGCGATCGAGATCGGCGACGCCGAGGCAGCCCGCGCCTGGATGACCGCCCACATCGCCGGCGTCGAGACCTGGCTCCGCAAGGCTCCCTAG
- a CDS encoding DUF3052 domain-containing protein, with the protein MSATPGYSGKPLAAKLGIKAEHLVLLDNAPADFVIEGLPDGTAVARRAGRPSYDVVLMFCPDRARLAKRLPVLLGKTVTAGMIWAVWPKRSSGVATDLDENGIRELALPLGVVDVKVCAIDTTWSGLKLVRRLTNR; encoded by the coding sequence ATGAGCGCGACACCCGGTTATTCAGGCAAGCCGCTGGCTGCCAAGCTCGGGATCAAGGCGGAGCATCTCGTGCTCCTGGACAACGCGCCGGCGGACTTCGTGATCGAGGGCCTGCCGGACGGTACTGCGGTCGCGCGCCGGGCCGGACGTCCGTCGTACGACGTGGTGCTGATGTTCTGCCCGGACCGGGCGCGGCTGGCGAAGCGGCTGCCCGTGCTGCTCGGGAAGACGGTCACGGCCGGGATGATCTGGGCCGTCTGGCCGAAGCGCTCGTCCGGCGTCGCGACCGACCTCGACGAGAACGGGATCCGCGAGCTCGCCCTCCCGCTGGGTGTCGTCGACGTGAAGGTCTGCGCGATCGACACCACCTGGTCGGGCCTGAAGCTGGTCCGGCGGCTGACCAACCGATGA
- a CDS encoding multifunctional oxoglutarate decarboxylase/oxoglutarate dehydrogenase thiamine pyrophosphate-binding subunit/dihydrolipoyllysine-residue succinyltransferase subunit: MATEPSDTNPLAAFGANEWLVDELYEKYKQDPNSVDPAWLDFFKTYNPDGDAKPVTTTPADAPRPDAVSDNKTPEAPSRGSAPTVPASNAPAAAAATQSPASQTPATPAPAQAAVPQKAAPTGGTVNQPSSAQPKSAQPAQPAAATTGEAERKILRGAPARTAQNMETSLTVPTATSVRQVPVKLLIDNRIVINNHLKRARGGKVSFTHLIGWALVKALKTLPEMNASYDETEGKPTLVNPAHINLGLAIDMQKPDGTRQLLVPSIKAAETMTFADFWMAYEDIVRRARDNKLALPDFQGTTISLTNPGTIGTQHSVPRLMTGQGCIIGVGAMEYPPEYQGAADETMAKLAVSKVMTLTSTYDHRIIQGAQSGEYLRRLHQLLLGAEGFYDEIFQSLRIPYEPIRWAADLPHSHEEDISKQARILELIHAFRVRGHIMADTDPLEYKQRSHPDLDVATHGLTLWDLDREFATGSFGGDRRFMKLREILGILRDSYCRTTGIEYMHIQDPEQRKWLQERVERPHTKPPREEQLRILAKLNEAEAFETFLQTKYVGQRRFSLEGGETTIPLLDELCEEAAGAGLEEVAIGMAHRGRLNVLANIVGKSYGQIFREFEGNIDPRTVQGSGDVKYHLGAEGEFVSEFGDKIKVSVAANPSHLETVDPVLEGIVRAKQDILDRGAAFPVLPVLVHGDAAFAGQGVVAETLNLSQLRGYRTGGTIHVIVNNQVGFTTSPASSRSSMYSTDVARMVQAPIFHVNGDDPEACIRVADLAFEYRQAFNKDVVIDLVCYRRRGHNEGDDPSFTQPLMYDLIEQKRSVRKLYTEALIGRGDITIEEAEQAMMDFQHRLERVFAEVREAKNQPDTPAPYVTAPVYPDKPEGPDATATTPEVLKKIADAHTTLPGGFTVHPKVMPQLQRRAHAITEGPIDWASAEITAFGSLLLEGRPVRLAGQDSRRGTFVQRFAAVIDRVNGQDYVPLQNLDDSQANFYVYDSLLSEYAALGFEYGYSVARPEALTLWEAQFGDFVNGAQSVIDEYISSGEAKWGQKSGVVLLLPHGYEGQGPDHTSARIERFLALCAENAMTVAQPSTPASYFHLLRRHTLGEEHNPMVVFTPKQLLRRKEAVSQPEELTHGTFRPVINDTEAEANPATVERVVLASGRIVYDLLAERKKVEPDKISTAVLRVEQLYPLPAEEIAAELAKYPNATEIRWVQDEPANQGPWPFMALNLTEHLGGKPFYRVSRPAMAAPAVGSHGVHGTEQTTLLKQAFS, from the coding sequence GTGGCCACCGAGCCATCAGACACCAACCCCCTAGCAGCCTTCGGTGCGAACGAATGGCTGGTCGACGAGCTGTACGAGAAGTACAAGCAGGACCCGAATTCGGTGGATCCGGCGTGGCTCGACTTCTTCAAGACGTACAACCCCGATGGTGACGCGAAGCCGGTGACGACAACCCCGGCCGACGCTCCCCGGCCCGACGCGGTGTCCGACAACAAGACGCCGGAGGCGCCCAGCCGCGGCTCCGCGCCGACCGTGCCCGCCTCGAACGCTCCCGCCGCTGCCGCGGCGACGCAGTCCCCCGCTTCTCAGACCCCGGCAACGCCGGCCCCTGCGCAGGCCGCCGTACCCCAGAAGGCAGCTCCCACCGGAGGTACGGTGAACCAGCCGTCCAGCGCCCAGCCGAAGTCCGCTCAGCCCGCCCAGCCCGCGGCCGCGACGACCGGCGAGGCCGAGCGCAAGATCCTGCGCGGGGCCCCGGCCCGCACGGCGCAGAACATGGAGACCAGCCTCACGGTCCCCACCGCGACCAGCGTGCGCCAGGTGCCGGTCAAGCTGCTGATCGACAACCGCATCGTCATCAACAACCACCTCAAGCGCGCCCGCGGCGGCAAGGTGTCCTTCACCCACCTGATCGGCTGGGCGCTGGTGAAGGCGCTGAAGACGCTGCCGGAGATGAACGCGTCGTACGACGAGACCGAGGGCAAGCCGACCCTGGTCAACCCGGCGCACATCAACCTCGGCCTGGCCATCGACATGCAGAAGCCGGACGGCACCCGGCAGCTGCTGGTGCCGTCGATCAAGGCCGCCGAGACGATGACGTTCGCCGACTTCTGGATGGCCTACGAGGACATCGTCCGCCGGGCCCGGGACAACAAGCTCGCGCTGCCCGACTTCCAGGGCACCACGATCAGCCTGACCAACCCCGGCACGATCGGCACCCAGCACTCGGTGCCGCGGCTGATGACCGGCCAGGGCTGCATCATCGGCGTCGGCGCGATGGAGTACCCGCCGGAGTACCAGGGCGCGGCCGACGAGACGATGGCCAAGCTCGCGGTCAGCAAGGTGATGACGCTGACCTCGACGTACGACCACCGGATCATCCAGGGCGCCCAGTCGGGTGAGTACCTGCGCCGTCTGCACCAGCTGCTGCTCGGCGCGGAGGGCTTCTACGACGAGATCTTCCAGTCGCTGCGGATCCCGTACGAGCCGATCCGCTGGGCCGCCGACCTCCCGCACAGCCACGAGGAGGACATCAGCAAGCAGGCCCGCATCCTCGAGCTGATCCACGCCTTCCGGGTCCGCGGCCACATCATGGCCGACACCGACCCGCTGGAGTACAAGCAGCGCAGCCACCCGGACCTCGACGTCGCCACTCACGGCCTGACGCTGTGGGACCTGGACCGTGAGTTCGCCACCGGCTCGTTCGGTGGCGACCGGCGGTTCATGAAGCTGCGCGAGATCCTCGGCATCCTGCGCGACTCCTACTGCCGGACCACCGGCATCGAGTACATGCACATCCAGGACCCCGAGCAGCGCAAGTGGCTGCAGGAGCGGGTCGAGCGGCCGCACACCAAGCCGCCGCGCGAGGAGCAGCTGCGGATCCTGGCCAAGCTGAACGAGGCCGAGGCCTTCGAGACCTTCCTGCAGACCAAGTACGTCGGTCAGCGGCGGTTCTCGCTCGAGGGCGGCGAGACCACGATCCCGCTGCTCGACGAGCTCTGCGAGGAGGCAGCCGGCGCCGGCCTGGAAGAGGTCGCGATCGGCATGGCCCACCGCGGCCGGCTGAACGTGCTGGCCAACATCGTCGGCAAGTCGTACGGCCAGATCTTCCGCGAGTTCGAGGGCAACATCGACCCGCGGACCGTGCAGGGCTCCGGTGACGTCAAGTACCACCTGGGCGCCGAGGGCGAGTTCGTCTCCGAGTTCGGCGACAAGATCAAGGTGTCGGTGGCGGCGAACCCGTCCCACCTGGAGACCGTGGACCCGGTGCTGGAAGGCATCGTCCGGGCCAAGCAGGACATTCTGGACCGCGGCGCCGCGTTCCCGGTGCTGCCGGTGCTCGTACACGGTGACGCGGCCTTCGCCGGCCAGGGCGTGGTGGCGGAGACGCTGAACCTGTCCCAGCTGCGCGGCTACCGCACCGGCGGCACGATCCACGTGATCGTGAACAACCAGGTCGGCTTCACCACCTCGCCGGCCTCGTCGCGCTCGTCGATGTACTCCACCGACGTCGCCCGGATGGTGCAGGCGCCGATCTTTCACGTGAACGGCGACGACCCCGAGGCGTGCATCCGGGTCGCCGACCTGGCCTTCGAGTACCGGCAGGCGTTCAACAAGGACGTCGTCATCGACCTGGTCTGCTACCGCCGCCGCGGCCACAACGAGGGCGACGACCCGAGCTTCACCCAGCCGCTGATGTACGACCTGATCGAGCAGAAGCGGTCGGTCCGCAAGCTCTACACCGAGGCCCTGATCGGTCGTGGCGACATCACGATCGAAGAGGCCGAGCAGGCGATGATGGACTTCCAGCACCGGCTCGAGCGGGTCTTCGCCGAGGTCCGCGAGGCGAAGAACCAGCCGGACACCCCGGCGCCGTACGTGACCGCGCCGGTCTACCCGGACAAGCCGGAAGGCCCGGACGCGACCGCGACCACGCCCGAGGTGCTGAAGAAGATCGCCGACGCGCACACCACGCTGCCGGGCGGCTTCACCGTGCACCCGAAGGTGATGCCGCAGCTGCAGCGCCGGGCGCACGCGATCACCGAGGGCCCGATCGACTGGGCCAGCGCGGAGATCACCGCCTTCGGTTCGCTGCTGCTGGAAGGCCGGCCGGTCCGGCTGGCCGGTCAGGACAGCCGCCGCGGGACGTTCGTCCAGCGATTCGCAGCGGTCATCGACCGGGTCAACGGCCAGGACTACGTCCCCCTGCAGAACCTGGACGACAGCCAGGCGAACTTCTACGTCTACGACTCGCTGCTGAGCGAGTACGCCGCCCTCGGCTTCGAGTACGGGTACTCCGTGGCGCGGCCGGAGGCGCTGACCCTGTGGGAGGCGCAGTTCGGCGACTTCGTCAACGGCGCGCAGTCGGTCATCGACGAGTACATCTCGTCCGGTGAGGCGAAGTGGGGCCAGAAGTCCGGTGTCGTGCTGCTGCTGCCGCACGGCTACGAGGGCCAGGGCCCGGACCACACCTCGGCCCGGATCGAGCGGTTCCTGGCGCTGTGCGCGGAGAACGCGATGACCGTGGCCCAGCCGTCGACCCCGGCGTCGTACTTCCACCTGCTGCGCCGGCACACGCTCGGCGAGGAGCACAACCCGATGGTCGTGTTCACGCCGAAGCAGCTGCTGCGCCGCAAGGAGGCCGTGTCGCAGCCGGAGGAGCTGACCCACGGCACCTTCCGGCCGGTGATCAACGACACCGAGGCCGAGGCGAACCCGGCCACCGTCGAGCGGGTCGTCCTGGCCTCCGGCCGGATCGTGTACGACCTGCTGGCGGAGCGGAAGAAGGTCGAGCCGGACAAGATCAGCACCGCGGTACTGCGGGTCGAGCAGCTGTACCCGCTGCCGGCCGAGGAGATCGCGGCCGAGCTGGCGAAGTACCCGAACGCGACCGAGATCCGCTGGGTCCAGGACGAGCCCGCGAACCAGGGCCCGTGGCCGTTCATGGCGCTGAACCTGACCGAGCACCTGGGCGGCAAGCCGTTCTACCGGGTGTCCCGGCCGGCCATGGCCGCCCCGGCGGTCGGCTCGCACGGTGTCCACGGCACCGAGCAGACGACGCTGCTGAAGCAGGCGTTCAGCTGA
- a CDS encoding DUF6104 family protein yields the protein MYFTDRGIEELEKRRGEEDVTLAFVAERLREFVDLNPEFETPIERFATWLARLDDEDD from the coding sequence GTGTACTTCACCGACCGCGGCATCGAAGAGCTCGAGAAGCGGCGTGGCGAGGAGGATGTCACGCTCGCTTTCGTGGCCGAACGGCTGCGCGAGTTCGTCGACCTGAACCCCGAGTTCGAGACGCCCATCGAACGCTTCGCCACCTGGCTGGCCCGCCTGGACGACGAGGACGACTAG
- a CDS encoding AAA family ATPase codes for MPFASHPVRRVAAAEGIRPSGAWPHTVPAVRQLLTDGLDLDAGVTFLVGENGAGKSTLVEAIAIAFGMSPEGGSTGARLSTRESESPLSRDLVLTRGAGSARWGFFLRAETMHGYYTYLEQNPGNPTDPRFHELSHGEGFLEVLRSRFDSPGLYCLDEPESALSFSSSLALVGVLNELASGGAQVLCATHSPVVCSLPGAAILEVGEWGIRPTTWDELELVRNWKAYLEAPGRYLRHIL; via the coding sequence ATGCCCTTCGCCTCGCACCCGGTACGCCGGGTGGCCGCGGCGGAGGGCATTCGCCCGTCCGGGGCCTGGCCGCACACCGTTCCTGCCGTCCGTCAACTGCTGACCGACGGGCTCGATCTCGACGCCGGCGTCACCTTCCTGGTCGGTGAGAACGGCGCGGGCAAGTCGACGCTGGTCGAGGCCATCGCGATCGCCTTCGGCATGTCTCCCGAAGGCGGTTCGACCGGCGCCCGGCTCAGCACCCGCGAGTCCGAGTCGCCGCTGTCCCGCGATCTCGTCCTGACCCGGGGCGCCGGGTCAGCGCGCTGGGGCTTCTTCCTGCGCGCCGAGACCATGCACGGCTACTACACCTACCTGGAACAGAACCCGGGTAACCCGACCGATCCGCGCTTCCACGAGCTGTCCCACGGCGAGGGGTTCCTCGAAGTCCTGCGCAGCCGTTTCGACAGCCCAGGGCTTTACTGCCTGGACGAGCCCGAGTCGGCGTTGTCGTTCTCGTCCAGCCTGGCACTCGTCGGAGTGCTGAACGAGCTGGCTTCAGGTGGGGCGCAGGTGCTGTGCGCGACCCACTCGCCGGTGGTGTGCTCACTGCCCGGCGCGGCGATCCTCGAGGTGGGCGAGTGGGGCATCCGGCCCACCACTTGGGACGAGCTGGAGCTGGTGCGGAACTGGAAGGCCTACCTGGAGGCTCCGGGCCGCTATCTGCGGCACATCCTGTGA
- a CDS encoding ArsR/SmtB family transcription factor, with amino-acid sequence MTNPDPTKAQLDSAAGTFAMLSAPVRLHLVSLAAQGEYDVGTLAERVGVSIATASQHLGKLRLAGIITARREGRRHIYTVDDPHVLNLVDQIFEHIAPDGSLAPDPPRRVRPPHTD; translated from the coding sequence ATGACCAACCCTGATCCGACGAAGGCTCAGCTCGATTCCGCCGCGGGCACCTTCGCCATGCTCTCCGCACCCGTCCGGCTGCACCTGGTGTCGCTGGCCGCGCAGGGGGAGTACGACGTCGGAACCCTGGCGGAACGCGTCGGCGTGAGTATCGCCACCGCGAGCCAGCACCTCGGCAAGCTCCGGCTGGCCGGGATCATCACCGCGCGCCGGGAGGGCCGGCGGCACATCTACACCGTCGACGACCCGCACGTGCTGAACCTGGTCGACCAGATCTTCGAGCACATCGCCCCCGACGGCTCGCTCGCCCCTGACCCACCACGCCGCGTCAGGCCGCCGCACACGGACTGA
- a CDS encoding sodium:proton exchanger codes for MFRALRPVLLLLLVAIPAVALRLTGTHPPALASILVFGLAVVAASFVLAWAAEAAEMDISGGLAIALLAVIAVLPEYAVDLYFAHTAGSNPDYVQFAAANMTGSNRLLLGLGWSSVVLISLYVASRRSGQTVKALVLDSGYRRELGFLAVAGVVAFVIPVTGEIHLVLGILLLAFFAYYLFRAATSEHDDEPDLIGPAATIGALPRLTRRITVTAMFLVSAGVILAAAEPFADSLVQGGRALGIDQFLLVQWLAPLASEAPEFIVALLFAWRGKGAAALGLLISAKVNQWTLLIGSLPIAYGIGGGGPALHLGGRQIEEFLLTATQTLLGIAILLNLRFPRWAAWTLLGLFAIQFAVPEQTGRYVVSAIYLVLAIAAAIHNRDQVLRTLTSPFRRTEKPADAERADELLEV; via the coding sequence ATGTTCCGAGCCCTCCGCCCTGTGCTCTTACTGCTGCTGGTGGCGATCCCCGCGGTCGCCCTCCGGCTCACCGGCACACACCCGCCGGCGCTCGCGTCGATCCTGGTCTTCGGCCTCGCCGTAGTGGCTGCGTCGTTCGTGCTGGCGTGGGCCGCGGAAGCCGCGGAGATGGACATCTCGGGCGGTCTGGCGATCGCGCTGCTGGCCGTCATCGCGGTCCTGCCGGAGTACGCGGTGGATCTGTACTTCGCCCACACCGCCGGCTCGAATCCGGACTACGTCCAGTTCGCCGCGGCCAACATGACCGGTTCGAACCGGCTGCTCCTCGGCCTCGGCTGGTCGAGCGTCGTGCTCATCAGCCTGTACGTCGCTTCGCGGCGCAGCGGGCAAACCGTCAAGGCGCTGGTGCTCGACTCCGGGTACCGCCGGGAGCTGGGCTTCCTCGCGGTCGCCGGTGTGGTCGCGTTCGTGATCCCGGTGACCGGGGAGATCCACCTGGTGCTGGGGATCCTGCTGCTCGCCTTCTTCGCCTACTACCTGTTCCGGGCGGCCACGTCGGAGCACGACGACGAGCCGGACCTGATCGGGCCGGCCGCGACGATCGGCGCGCTGCCTCGGCTGACGCGGCGGATCACTGTGACCGCGATGTTCCTGGTGTCGGCCGGAGTGATCCTGGCGGCCGCGGAGCCGTTCGCAGACTCGCTCGTCCAGGGTGGTCGGGCGCTGGGGATCGACCAGTTCCTGCTGGTCCAGTGGCTGGCGCCGCTGGCCTCCGAGGCGCCGGAGTTCATCGTGGCGCTGCTGTTCGCCTGGCGGGGTAAGGGCGCGGCTGCGCTCGGCCTGCTGATCTCGGCCAAGGTCAACCAGTGGACCCTACTGATCGGAAGCCTCCCGATCGCGTACGGGATCGGTGGCGGCGGGCCCGCCCTGCACCTGGGCGGGCGGCAGATCGAGGAGTTCCTCCTCACCGCCACGCAGACCCTGCTCGGGATCGCGATCCTGCTGAACCTGCGCTTCCCGCGGTGGGCGGCGTGGACGTTGCTGGGTCTGTTCGCGATCCAGTTCGCCGTGCCCGAGCAGACCGGGCGGTACGTGGTCAGCGCGATCTATCTGGTGCTGGCGATCGCCGCGGCGATCCACAACCGCGACCAGGTACTGCGGACGCTCACCTCACCGTTCCGCCGTACGGAAAAGCCCGCCGACGCAGAACGCGCCGACGAGCTCCTCGAGGTCTAG
- a CDS encoding WhiB family transcriptional regulator, producing the protein MRPTLTVIVDPADRWMTKAACVGQAPSYDETATQWEQRKAQALCLTSCPVIEECREWARRTKFTGTAAGEKFLYGRRRGRPGPQERRNRPPLTAEVIGEQQAS; encoded by the coding sequence ATGAGGCCTACTTTGACGGTGATCGTTGACCCGGCCGACCGCTGGATGACGAAGGCCGCGTGCGTTGGACAGGCACCGTCGTACGACGAGACCGCGACCCAGTGGGAGCAGCGGAAGGCGCAGGCGCTCTGCCTGACCTCGTGCCCGGTGATCGAGGAGTGCCGGGAGTGGGCCCGCCGGACGAAGTTCACCGGCACCGCCGCCGGCGAGAAGTTCCTCTACGGCCGCCGCCGCGGCCGCCCGGGCCCCCAGGAGCGCCGCAACCGCCCGCCGCTGACCGCAGAGGTCATCGGCGAGCAGCAGGCGAGCTAG
- a CDS encoding GNAT family N-acetyltransferase → MQPEIRPVTPEDAEAAAWCHLLCWREAYAGLVPADLLLERTSNIERRIERWTTPLGDGRRRWIALNPDPDAPVQDRVAGFVGIGPGRDDDAPVPFELEAIYTRQAFWKTGLGSRLLDVAVGKEPAFLWVFEGNEQALGFYRRHGFAPDGVGKHDPYFDLREIRLVRH, encoded by the coding sequence GTGCAACCCGAGATCCGCCCCGTCACGCCCGAAGACGCCGAGGCCGCGGCCTGGTGTCACCTGCTCTGCTGGCGGGAGGCGTACGCCGGTCTCGTGCCGGCGGACCTGCTCCTGGAGCGTACGTCGAACATCGAGCGCCGGATCGAGCGCTGGACGACCCCGCTCGGGGACGGCCGGCGCCGCTGGATCGCGCTGAACCCCGATCCGGACGCGCCGGTCCAGGACCGCGTGGCCGGCTTCGTCGGCATCGGGCCGGGCCGCGACGACGACGCCCCGGTGCCGTTCGAGCTGGAGGCGATCTACACCCGGCAGGCGTTCTGGAAGACCGGTCTCGGCAGCCGCCTGCTGGATGTTGCTGTCGGCAAAGAGCCGGCCTTCCTCTGGGTCTTCGAGGGGAACGAGCAGGCGCTGGGCTTCTACCGCCGGCACGGGTTCGCGCCGGACGGCGTCGGCAAGCACGATCCGTACTTCGATCTCCGTGAGATACGCCTCGTCCGGCACTGA